One Chloroflexota bacterium DNA window includes the following coding sequences:
- a CDS encoding xanthine dehydrogenase family protein molybdopterin-binding subunit: protein MTGIVGQSPRRGGGHGRVTGLQQYVADIHLPDMLHARLVTLDTAHARIVSIDPAESRRVPGVHLVLTAADLPQPVPRFGPQFADRPVIAVDEVKYHGEPVAAIAAESKDAAEEAARLVRVEVEELPAVFTIAAALAPDAPLVQDPSLRPNDPLAGTNLLREHRYAWGDVNTAQADLVVEDTYTFPMVTHFAIEPHGFIAAPDGDGIAIWSSIQHPFWLQRTIAKILGLPLSKVRVLAPDPGGAFGGKQHAKFEPLVAFMALRTGRPVRLILSLEETFQAVRRNSSEIRVRTGFRTDGTVTFREIEANYLLGAYADISDRVVGKGAYPGNGPYRVPASQIVARSILSHTPPSTAFRGFGAPQVNWAVESNLDEAARQLGIDGLEIRLRNLARQGERFIPTDLPADGDWQQAVRRAAELIGWADPVAAGRGRGIAVGIKLGPTTGLSYATVRFLGDGSLLVYTGTSDMGQGARTIFAQIAAQELGVPMERINVITGDTFAVPYDQQTSASRSSVLMGNAVLDACHQIQRQLATMAARLHDVDPAAVLVASGTASVSGREIPLVEILIEGLGRLGGELIGNGMARKEGEPGHPLGGSAAFYEFNCTAIEAEVDPETGEILLHRHVTVSDVGKALNPLQVRMQDEGAAIMGLGHTLMEHYIFDDAGRVRNLGAIDYRIPTSKDLPLEMVSDMVENEDGPGPYGAKGMSEGALLCVAAAVAAAVHGATGVVIRDLPLTPQRVWEALEERRGAPEREVAS from the coding sequence ATGACCGGAATCGTCGGCCAGTCGCCGCGGCGCGGAGGTGGGCATGGACGGGTGACCGGGCTGCAGCAATACGTCGCGGACATCCATCTGCCGGACATGCTCCACGCCCGGTTGGTCACCCTCGACACGGCCCACGCGCGCATCGTCTCGATCGATCCGGCGGAGTCGCGACGCGTGCCCGGCGTCCACCTGGTGCTCACCGCCGCCGATCTGCCACAGCCAGTGCCCCGCTTCGGTCCGCAATTCGCCGACCGGCCGGTGATCGCGGTCGACGAGGTGAAGTACCACGGCGAGCCGGTGGCGGCGATCGCCGCCGAGAGCAAGGATGCGGCCGAGGAGGCGGCACGGCTGGTGCGGGTCGAGGTCGAGGAGCTGCCAGCGGTGTTCACCATCGCCGCCGCCCTGGCGCCGGACGCCCCGCTCGTCCAGGATCCGTCGCTGCGCCCCAACGATCCGCTGGCGGGCACCAACCTGCTGCGTGAGCACCGGTATGCATGGGGTGACGTGAACACCGCGCAGGCTGACCTCGTCGTAGAGGACACCTACACCTTCCCGATGGTCACCCACTTCGCGATCGAGCCGCATGGCTTCATCGCGGCCCCCGACGGCGACGGCATCGCCATCTGGAGCTCGATTCAGCATCCGTTCTGGCTGCAGCGGACAATCGCCAAGATCCTGGGGCTGCCGCTCTCCAAGGTGCGCGTGCTGGCGCCCGATCCGGGCGGGGCGTTCGGGGGCAAGCAGCACGCCAAGTTCGAGCCGCTGGTCGCGTTCATGGCCCTCCGCACCGGGCGCCCGGTGCGCCTCATCCTCAGCCTGGAGGAGACGTTCCAGGCGGTGCGGCGCAACTCGTCCGAGATCCGCGTGCGCACGGGCTTCCGCACCGACGGCACCGTGACCTTCCGCGAGATCGAGGCCAACTACCTGCTGGGGGCCTACGCGGATATCTCCGATCGCGTGGTGGGCAAGGGTGCATACCCGGGCAACGGCCCGTATCGCGTGCCGGCCTCGCAGATCGTGGCGCGCTCCATCCTGTCGCACACCCCGCCATCCACCGCGTTCCGCGGCTTCGGCGCACCGCAGGTCAACTGGGCGGTGGAGTCCAACCTTGACGAAGCTGCGCGGCAGCTCGGTATCGACGGGCTGGAGATCCGGCTGCGCAACCTCGCCCGCCAGGGCGAGCGGTTCATCCCCACTGACCTGCCCGCCGACGGGGATTGGCAGCAGGCAGTCCGCCGCGCCGCCGAGCTCATCGGCTGGGCGGATCCCGTCGCGGCGGGCCGTGGCCGCGGCATCGCGGTCGGCATCAAGCTGGGACCTACGACCGGGCTGTCGTATGCCACCGTCCGGTTCCTGGGCGACGGGAGCCTGCTGGTCTATACCGGCACCTCGGACATGGGGCAGGGGGCGCGCACGATCTTCGCGCAGATCGCCGCCCAGGAGTTGGGCGTCCCAATGGAGCGGATCAACGTCATCACCGGCGACACCTTCGCGGTGCCATACGACCAGCAGACGTCCGCCAGCCGATCCAGCGTGCTGATGGGCAATGCCGTCCTGGACGCCTGCCACCAGATCCAGCGCCAGCTGGCGACCATGGCGGCCCGCCTGCACGACGTCGACCCGGCGGCGGTCCTCGTCGCGAGCGGGACGGCCAGCGTGTCGGGACGGGAGATTCCGCTGGTCGAGATCCTCATCGAGGGCCTTGGCCGGCTCGGCGGCGAGCTCATCGGCAACGGCATGGCGCGCAAGGAGGGCGAGCCGGGCCATCCGCTGGGTGGATCGGCTGCCTTCTACGAATTCAACTGCACGGCGATCGAGGCCGAGGTCGACCCCGAGACCGGCGAGATCCTGCTGCATCGCCATGTGACCGTGTCGGACGTCGGCAAGGCCCTCAACCCGCTCCAGGTCCGGATGCAGGACGAGGGCGCCGCGATCATGGGGCTCGGTCACACGCTCATGGAGCACTACATCTTCGACGATGCCGGGCGGGTCAGAAACCTGGGCGCCATCGACTACCGCATCCCCACCAGCAAGGATCTGCCGCTCGAGATGGTGAGCGACATGGTGGAGAACGAGGACGGGCCGGGACCGTACGGCGCGAAGGGCATGAGCGAGGGCGCGCTGCTGTGCGTCGCCGCAGCGGTCGCAGCGGCGGTCCACGGCGCAACCGGCGTCGTCATTCGCGACCTGCCGCTCACGCCGCAACGGGTCTGGGAAGCACTCGAGGAGCGGCGAGGGGCGCCGGAGAGGGAGGTCGCGTCATGA
- a CDS encoding cyclase family protein — protein sequence MTAADIGPVARLPADQLVRAARLVRSGRMLSLAAVRYPGMPLFPGHPPFQVLNYRTPRGIRVAGAQPWGPVNDAGLGYMAEYVMATSHSGAHIDALAHMTVGDDMHWYGGSADAHLGDSGPTLNDASSLPPFFTRGVLLDAAAHRGVACLPKGSAIDATELEAIASAQRVSVERWDVVVIRTGYMSLWPDADAMAEHKTPGPDLSAAQWLLERGVIATGTDTETYEVQPAPDPGPTGNPQPVHTLLLIENGIYLMESLDLEALAREHMYEFLFVALPLKIRGATGSMVDPVAVV from the coding sequence ATGACCGCAGCCGACATCGGTCCGGTGGCCAGGCTGCCAGCCGATCAGCTTGTCCGCGCCGCCCGCCTGGTGCGGAGCGGCCGCATGCTCTCGCTGGCCGCTGTGCGCTATCCGGGCATGCCGCTCTTCCCGGGACACCCGCCCTTCCAGGTCCTCAACTACCGCACGCCGCGCGGCATTCGGGTCGCCGGGGCCCAGCCCTGGGGGCCTGTGAACGATGCGGGGTTGGGGTACATGGCCGAGTACGTCATGGCCACCAGCCACTCGGGGGCGCACATCGACGCGCTGGCCCACATGACGGTCGGCGACGATATGCACTGGTATGGTGGCAGCGCCGACGCGCACCTGGGTGACTCCGGCCCAACATTGAACGACGCGTCGAGCCTGCCGCCATTCTTCACCCGTGGCGTCCTGTTGGATGCGGCCGCGCATCGCGGGGTCGCCTGCCTGCCCAAGGGATCAGCGATCGACGCGACTGAGCTGGAGGCGATTGCCTCGGCCCAGCGGGTATCGGTCGAGCGGTGGGACGTGGTCGTCATTCGCACCGGGTACATGAGCCTTTGGCCGGACGCCGATGCCATGGCCGAACACAAGACCCCGGGGCCCGATCTGTCGGCCGCGCAATGGCTGCTCGAACGCGGCGTGATCGCCACCGGGACCGATACCGAGACCTACGAGGTCCAGCCGGCGCCCGACCCCGGGCCGACCGGCAATCCGCAGCCGGTCCACACGCTGCTCCTCATCGAGAACGGCATCTACCTGATGGAGAGCCTCGATCTCGAGGCGCTGGCACGCGAGCACATGTACGAGTTCCTGTTCGTCGCCCTGCCGCTGAAGATCCGAGGCGCCACCGGATCAATGGTGGACCCCGTGGCCGTCGTCTAG